Proteins encoded together in one Polaribacter reichenbachii window:
- the dusB gene encoding tRNA dihydrouridine synthase DusB — protein sequence MIKIDNIELPDFPLLLAPMEDVSDPPFRALCKENGADVVYTEFISSEGLIRDAAKSVIKLDIYEKERPVGIQIFGANLDSMLKTIEIVEKSNPDIIDINFGCPVKKVVSKGAGAGILKDIDLMVSLTEAMVKHTNLPITVKTRLGWDHDSIRIVEVAERLQDVGCKAISIHGRTRAQMYKGDADWKPIAQVKNNPRMHIPVFGNGDVTSPERAMEMRDKYGLDGCMIGRASIGYPWFFNEIKHFFKTGEYLPKPTIGERTEMARRHLQMAIDWKGERLGVVETRRHYTNYFKGIPHFKEYRTKMVTSDDPRDVFNAFNEVEEKFGNTIIPEIR from the coding sequence ATGATTAAAATAGACAACATAGAATTACCCGATTTTCCTTTATTGTTAGCACCAATGGAAGATGTTTCAGACCCACCTTTTAGAGCATTGTGCAAAGAAAATGGTGCAGATGTTGTGTACACAGAGTTTATCTCTTCTGAAGGATTAATTAGAGATGCAGCTAAAAGTGTTATCAAATTAGATATTTACGAAAAAGAAAGACCTGTAGGAATTCAGATTTTTGGTGCAAATTTAGATTCAATGTTAAAAACCATTGAAATTGTAGAGAAATCGAATCCAGATATTATTGACATCAATTTTGGTTGTCCTGTTAAAAAAGTAGTATCCAAAGGTGCAGGAGCTGGAATTTTAAAAGATATAGACTTAATGGTTTCGCTTACAGAAGCTATGGTTAAACACACCAATTTACCAATTACAGTAAAAACACGTTTGGGCTGGGATCACGATTCTATACGAATTGTAGAAGTTGCAGAGCGCTTACAAGATGTTGGCTGTAAGGCAATTTCAATTCACGGAAGAACAAGAGCACAAATGTATAAGGGTGATGCTGACTGGAAACCTATTGCCCAAGTAAAAAACAACCCAAGAATGCATATTCCTGTTTTTGGAAATGGAGATGTTACATCACCAGAAAGAGCAATGGAAATGCGAGATAAATATGGTTTAGATGGCTGTATGATTGGTAGAGCTTCTATTGGTTATCCTTGGTTTTTTAACGAAATAAAACACTTTTTTAAAACTGGCGAATATTTACCTAAACCTACAATTGGTGAACGTACAGAAATGGCAAGGCGTCATTTACAAATGGCTATTGATTGGAAAGGTGAACGTTTAGGAGTTGTAGAAACTAGAAGACACTATACCAACTATTTTAAAGGGATTCCGCATTTTAAAGAATACAGAACTAAGATGGTTACTTCAGATGACCCTAGAGATGTTTTTAATGCGTTTAATGAAGTAGAAGAGAAATTCGGGAATACTATTATTCCAGAAATTAGATAA
- a CDS encoding TolB family protein, with amino-acid sequence MRILSLLVLVSLLFSCKNDKKPNAEKSTKEVVKDSLIYPEETHFKSIRQVTFGGDNAEAYWSFDDKQLVFQSNYKNWNVGCDQMFLMNADENFKDKMPPMISTGKGRTTCAYFLPDNKHIIYASTHLVDDNCPEVPLRKNGKYIWPVYDSFDIFVADLEGNIVKQLTNEKGYDAEPTVSPKGDKIVFTSTRSGDLELYTMNIDGSDVKQITDELGYDGGAFFSPDGTKIIFRSSRPKTQEEIKAYKDLLAEGLVEPTEMELYICNADGSELRQLTDLGNANWSPFFHPSGKKILFSSNFEAEKGFPFNLYLIDIDGKNLERVTHGETFDAFPVFSNDGKKLAFSSNRNNGGGRDTNLFIAEWQD; translated from the coding sequence ATGAGAATTCTTTCTTTACTAGTATTAGTGTCTTTGCTGTTTTCTTGCAAAAACGATAAAAAACCAAACGCAGAAAAATCGACAAAAGAAGTTGTAAAAGACTCTTTAATTTATCCAGAAGAAACACATTTTAAAAGTATAAGACAAGTTACTTTTGGTGGCGATAATGCTGAAGCTTATTGGAGTTTTGATGATAAGCAATTGGTATTTCAATCCAACTATAAAAATTGGAATGTTGGCTGTGATCAAATGTTTTTAATGAATGCTGATGAGAATTTTAAAGATAAAATGCCACCAATGATTTCTACTGGAAAAGGACGTACAACTTGTGCGTATTTTTTGCCAGATAACAAACATATTATTTATGCATCTACACATTTGGTCGATGATAATTGCCCCGAAGTTCCATTACGTAAAAACGGCAAGTATATTTGGCCTGTTTATGATAGTTTCGACATTTTTGTGGCAGATTTAGAAGGAAATATTGTAAAACAGTTGACCAATGAAAAAGGGTATGATGCAGAGCCTACAGTATCACCTAAAGGAGATAAAATTGTATTTACATCAACCAGAAGTGGCGATTTAGAATTGTACACAATGAATATAGATGGTTCTGATGTAAAACAAATTACTGACGAATTGGGGTATGATGGAGGTGCTTTTTTCTCTCCTGATGGAACTAAAATTATCTTCCGTTCTTCTAGACCAAAAACTCAAGAAGAAATTAAAGCTTACAAAGATTTATTAGCAGAAGGTTTAGTAGAACCAACAGAAATGGAGTTGTATATCTGTAATGCAGACGGTTCAGAATTACGTCAATTAACAGATTTAGGAAATGCCAATTGGAGTCCGTTTTTTCATCCTTCAGGAAAAAAGATTTTATTTTCATCAAACTTTGAAGCAGAAAAAGGTTTTCCTTTCAATTTATATTTAATTGATATTGATGGTAAAAATCTAGAAAGAGTTACACATGGAGAAACTTTTGATGCTTTTCCTGTGTTTTCTAACGATGGAAAAAAACTAGCTTTTTCATCAAATAGAAATAACGGAGGTGGTAGAGATACCAACTTGTTTATTGCAGAATGGCAAGACTAA
- a CDS encoding EF-hand domain-containing protein, with translation MGAKENILKDIHSLMTEKFTNPEAAFQNYDKDQDGALNKSEIKELLKDAGVSGFLRGIVAGEMLKGYDKSGDETINWEEFKVAIAELDRDY, from the coding sequence ATGGGCGCAAAAGAAAACATATTAAAAGATATTCATTCGTTAATGACCGAAAAATTCACAAATCCAGAAGCAGCTTTTCAAAATTATGATAAAGACCAAGATGGAGCTTTAAATAAATCAGAAATTAAAGAGTTGCTAAAAGATGCTGGAGTTTCTGGGTTTTTAAGAGGTATTGTAGCAGGAGAAATGTTAAAAGGTTATGATAAGTCTGGTGACGAAACCATAAACTGGGAGGAGTTTAAAGTTGCAATTGCAGAGTTAGATAGAGATTATTAA
- a CDS encoding outer membrane beta-barrel protein yields the protein MKALKITIFFFFGILTTFSQHKISGKIVDEQNQPLPFANIVLYKTGEDAKPNGTVSYDDGTYIFDKITAGNYKMEISMLGFTTQKIEAFDLNADKILNITLKEETQTLNEVVVKSKRPIIKQTAEKLIVDLEKSEMINTNLQDVMRKVPGVLVTNNGISIAGNSGVRILINGKTTEYMDVETLLRDFPADNIAKIEVVEQPGAEYQASGSGAIINIILKKNVKLGTHGSVNTWIGEDEGFEWGSGFSIASYKNKLNWQANAGYSQPTWRDDLFLVRTVGDETYDQVTREPYDPDNFRIGGSLDYYINDKHSIGIGARINTRNSTRIAASETIISDVNTTNTLFSENSFDRERKNFNINPYYEYKTDTDKLVIDFNYVDFSNDNTNTLSDVAGSTIDFTDRKYIQDGTYSIKTYRADYSKTFSDNLKISAGTRFADVKTDNDLQSFSQNTNGNFDKDDEESSRFVIDETIFALYSKINATSGKWSFSGGLRYEDSNTDGTSTFLQNGILTSEVKKRPIKKVFPSASISRKFNDILGASLSYSYRIQRPSYSSLNSFATYLDPYSAGEGNPNLTPAYTNNYQFNLTYEGQPFFTIGYSKTDDVLFQLIKQDNETAQIRQQDVNVENNANWNFRLFAPVNFTKGLEGYTGVIVTNTDYQSSTYGVDLNKWNLIWFLQASYQLPADINFELSGNYGTGALEGQIEADWFAELDFSFGKKFLDDKLKVNLGFSKMLNRGFNGTIDYGNGTASVESNGSRQNIQLRFVYSFGSKFGKKKASRNRNTDEEDRINDSN from the coding sequence ATGAAAGCTTTAAAAATTACCATCTTTTTTTTCTTCGGAATTTTAACCACCTTTTCACAACACAAAATCTCTGGTAAAATTGTTGATGAACAAAATCAACCTCTACCATTTGCAAACATCGTTTTATATAAAACTGGTGAAGATGCAAAACCTAATGGAACGGTTTCTTATGATGATGGAACCTATATTTTTGATAAAATAACTGCTGGAAATTATAAAATGGAAATTTCGATGCTGGGTTTTACAACTCAAAAAATAGAAGCTTTTGATTTAAATGCAGATAAAATACTTAACATCACTTTAAAAGAAGAAACACAAACCTTAAACGAAGTTGTAGTAAAAAGTAAAAGACCTATTATTAAACAAACTGCAGAAAAACTAATTGTAGATTTAGAAAAATCTGAAATGATTAACACCAACTTACAAGATGTTATGCGAAAAGTACCTGGTGTTTTGGTTACAAACAACGGAATATCTATTGCAGGTAATAGCGGTGTTCGAATATTAATCAACGGAAAAACTACAGAATATATGGATGTTGAAACCTTATTAAGAGATTTTCCTGCAGATAATATTGCTAAAATTGAAGTTGTAGAACAACCTGGTGCAGAATACCAAGCTTCTGGTTCTGGAGCAATCATTAATATTATTTTAAAGAAAAATGTAAAATTAGGTACGCATGGAAGTGTAAATACTTGGATTGGTGAAGACGAAGGTTTTGAATGGGGTTCTGGTTTTTCTATTGCTAGCTATAAAAACAAATTAAACTGGCAAGCCAATGCTGGTTATTCTCAACCAACTTGGAGAGACGATTTATTCTTAGTAAGAACTGTTGGCGATGAAACTTACGATCAAGTTACCAGAGAACCTTACGATCCTGATAATTTTAGAATTGGTGGTAGCTTAGATTATTACATAAATGATAAACATTCTATAGGTATTGGAGCTAGAATTAATACAAGAAACTCAACCAGAATAGCAGCAAGCGAAACCATTATTTCTGATGTAAATACTACAAATACTTTATTTTCTGAAAATAGTTTTGATAGAGAAAGAAAGAACTTTAACATCAACCCTTATTACGAATACAAAACGGATACAGACAAATTAGTTATCGATTTTAATTATGTAGATTTCTCTAATGACAACACTAATACTTTATCTGATGTTGCAGGCAGTACAATTGATTTTACAGATAGAAAATATATTCAAGATGGTACCTATTCTATAAAAACATATAGAGCAGATTATTCAAAAACATTTTCTGATAATTTAAAAATTAGTGCTGGTACTCGTTTTGCTGATGTAAAAACCGACAACGATTTGCAGTCTTTTTCGCAAAACACAAATGGTAATTTTGATAAAGATGATGAAGAAAGTAGTCGTTTTGTAATTGATGAAACAATTTTTGCCTTGTATTCTAAAATTAATGCTACTTCTGGTAAATGGTCTTTTTCTGGTGGATTACGTTATGAGGATAGTAATACAGATGGAACATCAACATTTTTACAAAACGGAATTTTAACATCCGAAGTAAAAAAACGACCAATTAAAAAAGTTTTTCCAAGTGCATCTATCAGCAGAAAATTTAATGATATTTTAGGTGCTAGTTTATCTTATAGTTACAGAATTCAAAGACCTTCTTACAGCAGCTTAAACTCTTTTGCTACTTATTTAGATCCATATTCTGCAGGCGAAGGAAATCCTAATTTAACACCTGCTTACACAAATAATTATCAATTTAACTTAACTTACGAAGGACAACCATTTTTTACAATAGGGTATAGTAAAACAGACGATGTACTTTTTCAATTAATAAAACAAGACAACGAAACTGCACAGATAAGACAGCAAGATGTAAATGTAGAAAATAATGCCAACTGGAATTTTAGATTATTTGCACCAGTAAACTTTACAAAAGGTTTAGAAGGTTACACAGGTGTTATTGTTACCAACACAGATTACCAATCTTCTACTTATGGTGTAGATTTAAACAAATGGAATTTAATTTGGTTTCTACAAGCTAGTTACCAATTACCTGCGGATATTAATTTTGAATTGAGTGGAAATTACGGAACAGGAGCTTTAGAAGGACAAATTGAAGCAGATTGGTTTGCTGAATTAGATTTTTCTTTTGGTAAAAAGTTTTTAGATGATAAATTAAAAGTAAATCTTGGTTTTAGTAAAATGTTAAATAGAGGTTTTAACGGAACTATAGATTATGGAAATGGAACTGCCTCAGTAGAAAGTAATGGTTCTAGACAAAATATTCAGTTAAGATTTGTTTATAGTTTCGGTTCTAAATTTGGTAAGAAAAAAGCAAGCAGAAATAGAAATACAGACGAAGAAGACAGAATTAACGATAGTAATTAA
- a CDS encoding LytR/AlgR family response regulator transcription factor: MKILILEDEIPAYQKLTKCLDAFFDVKISQDWARSIIDGKKLLAENSYDFILSDIQLLDGLSFDLFNSVKIETPIIFCSAHDDYLFQAFNTNGIAYILKPYSQNDFNKAILKYQALFKKGDYNTLNNHTIDALKSALQEENTTYKKRFVIKKATGIQLLNTIDIALITASGDFCLVNDKDGKRHTISQNLGSIHQQLNPKKFFKINRSEIVNIDFIENIESHFKNRLLISMKNHKEKVMTSSSTTSDFRKWLEN; the protein is encoded by the coding sequence ATGAAAATTTTAATTTTAGAAGACGAAATTCCTGCATATCAAAAACTAACAAAATGTTTAGATGCTTTTTTTGATGTAAAAATTTCTCAAGATTGGGCACGTTCTATTATTGATGGCAAAAAATTATTAGCAGAAAATTCGTACGATTTTATTTTATCTGATATTCAATTGTTAGATGGTTTGTCTTTTGATTTGTTTAATTCCGTTAAAATTGAAACTCCTATTATTTTCTGTTCTGCTCACGATGATTATTTATTTCAAGCTTTTAACACCAATGGAATTGCATACATTTTAAAACCTTATTCGCAAAATGATTTTAACAAAGCCATTTTAAAATACCAAGCTTTGTTTAAAAAAGGAGATTATAACACTTTAAACAATCATACAATTGATGCTTTAAAATCTGCTTTACAAGAAGAAAATACTACTTATAAAAAACGATTTGTAATTAAAAAAGCAACCGGAATTCAATTATTAAACACTATTGATATTGCTTTAATTACAGCTTCTGGCGATTTTTGTTTGGTAAATGACAAAGACGGAAAACGACATACAATTTCTCAGAATTTAGGTTCAATTCATCAGCAGTTAAATCCTAAAAAGTTCTTTAAAATTAACAGAAGCGAAATTGTAAATATCGATTTTATAGAAAATATAGAAAGTCATTTTAAAAACCGATTACTGATTTCTATGAAAAACCATAAAGAAAAAGTAATGACGAGTTCTTCTACCACTTCTGATTTTAGAAAGTGGTTAGAAAATTAG
- a CDS encoding M28 family peptidase, whose protein sequence is MKNVVFFIFLSILVSCKPEINQQNRIKEDVTFLASDALEGRQTGTEGEKKAAEYISKRFSELGLQEKGTQKYLQPFTFKPKTNPHDEVKFNVNGDGTITGNNVIGFLDNKAENTVIIGAHYDHLGFGGEGSLYRDSIKAIHNGADDNASGIAVLLNLAAKLKAKNTNNNFLFMAFSGEEMGLLGSNYFVKNPTIDTKKVSYMINMDMVGRMKKDSSLAVYGTGTSPIFKQTLKSHNDNFKLIQQESGVGPSDHTSFYLTDIPVLHFFTGQHEDYHKPGDDSEKLNYEGMHLISDYIFNIISDLDDNGKLTFRKTKNESESTPRFKVGLGVIPDYLFDGKGMRIDGVSEDKPAQKAGLKKGDIVIKLGDSTVTNMMSYMRALSIFEKGSTTKVVVKRGDKEVEKIIQF, encoded by the coding sequence ATGAAAAACGTTGTATTTTTTATCTTTTTGAGCATTTTAGTTTCTTGTAAACCAGAAATTAATCAACAAAACCGAATTAAAGAAGATGTAACTTTTTTAGCTTCGGATGCTTTAGAAGGAAGACAAACAGGAACTGAAGGTGAAAAAAAAGCAGCCGAATATATTTCTAAACGTTTTTCAGAATTAGGCTTACAAGAAAAAGGAACACAAAAATACTTACAGCCTTTTACCTTTAAGCCAAAAACCAATCCGCATGACGAAGTAAAATTTAATGTAAATGGTGATGGAACTATTACAGGAAATAATGTAATTGGTTTTCTAGATAATAAGGCAGAAAACACAGTAATTATAGGCGCTCATTACGATCATTTGGGTTTTGGTGGAGAAGGTTCTTTGTATAGAGATTCTATAAAAGCCATACACAATGGTGCAGATGATAACGCTTCTGGAATAGCTGTTTTATTGAATTTAGCTGCAAAACTAAAAGCAAAAAACACTAATAATAATTTTCTTTTTATGGCATTTTCTGGTGAAGAAATGGGCTTATTGGGCTCAAATTATTTTGTAAAAAATCCAACAATAGACACCAAAAAAGTATCTTATATGATTAATATGGATATGGTTGGACGTATGAAAAAAGATTCCTCTTTAGCAGTTTATGGCACAGGAACTTCGCCAATTTTTAAACAAACATTAAAATCTCATAATGATAATTTTAAATTAATTCAGCAAGAATCTGGAGTTGGACCAAGTGATCATACAAGTTTTTATTTGACTGATATTCCTGTTTTACACTTTTTTACTGGGCAACATGAAGATTATCATAAACCAGGTGATGATTCTGAAAAACTGAATTATGAAGGTATGCATTTAATTTCTGATTATATTTTCAATATCATTTCTGATTTAGATGATAATGGAAAACTTACCTTTAGAAAAACCAAAAACGAAAGCGAAAGTACACCACGTTTTAAAGTTGGTTTAGGCGTAATTCCAGATTATTTATTTGATGGAAAAGGAATGCGAATTGATGGTGTTTCTGAAGATAAACCTGCACAAAAAGCCGGACTTAAAAAAGGCGATATTGTCATAAAACTAGGCGATAGTACAGTTACAAATATGATGAGTTATATGCGAGCTTTATCTATCTTTGAAAAAGGAAGCACTACTAAAGTTGTCGTTAAAAGAGGTGATAAGGAAGTTGAGAAAATAATTCAATTTTAA
- a CDS encoding ABC transporter permease: MNFSLYIAKRYLFTKTSNNAINIITIIASFGVIVGSLALFIILSGFSGLRTFSYSLLDASDPDIKISVVKGKSFFIDDAIQQVLDNNTAIKASSKIIEERVFLEYKDKNEIAYIKGVEENYAQITNIDSSLSVGNWLENEYLKTAVIGRTIAAKLSLGVRSFGEPLSIMIPKPGTGFINPTNAFYKTNVQIVGLYTGTEDFESKFVFVNLEEAKRLLRFKENQVTAIELKLTDNLLADEFAEELQQKLGDSFKVQTKEQLNEVFYKVINTENFVSYLIFTLIVIIALFNVIGAIIMMIIDKKQNLKTLFNLGTTIKEIKRIFVLQGFLLTITGMILGLLIGVIAVFIQLKFGLFMITENLAYPVEFRFSNLLIVIFTITTLGFIAAKIASSRISKEFVEK, translated from the coding sequence TTGAATTTTTCTCTATACATAGCTAAAAGATATTTATTTACAAAAACGAGTAATAATGCCATTAACATTATTACAATTATTGCGTCTTTTGGTGTAATAGTAGGCTCTTTGGCCTTATTTATAATTTTATCTGGTTTTTCTGGTTTGCGAACTTTTAGTTATAGTTTGCTAGATGCTTCAGATCCTGATATAAAAATTTCTGTTGTAAAGGGTAAATCTTTTTTTATTGATGATGCTATTCAGCAAGTTTTAGATAATAATACAGCAATAAAAGCAAGTTCTAAAATTATTGAAGAACGTGTTTTTTTGGAATATAAGGATAAGAATGAAATTGCTTATATAAAAGGTGTAGAAGAGAATTATGCACAAATTACAAATATAGATTCGTCTTTAAGTGTTGGTAATTGGTTAGAAAATGAATATCTAAAAACCGCAGTTATTGGTAGAACTATAGCTGCAAAGTTATCTTTAGGTGTAAGAAGTTTTGGAGAACCTTTATCTATAATGATACCAAAACCAGGTACAGGTTTTATAAATCCTACCAATGCATTTTACAAAACCAATGTTCAGATTGTAGGGTTATATACAGGTACAGAAGATTTTGAAAGTAAATTTGTATTTGTAAATTTAGAAGAAGCAAAACGACTTTTAAGGTTTAAAGAAAATCAAGTTACTGCAATTGAATTAAAACTAACAGATAATTTATTGGCAGATGAATTTGCAGAAGAGCTTCAACAAAAATTAGGAGATTCTTTTAAAGTACAAACCAAAGAACAGTTAAATGAAGTTTTTTATAAAGTGATAAATACAGAGAATTTTGTGTCTTATCTAATTTTTACATTGATAGTAATCATTGCGTTATTTAACGTAATTGGTGCAATAATAATGATGATTATTGATAAAAAACAAAACTTGAAAACCTTATTTAATTTAGGAACAACCATAAAAGAGATAAAACGAATATTTGTTTTACAAGGTTTTTTATTAACTATTACAGGAATGATTTTAGGATTATTAATAGGTGTAATAGCTGTTTTTATACAATTAAAGTTTGGCTTATTTATGATAACAGAAAACTTAGCTTATCCTGTAGAATTTAGGTTTTCTAACCTTTTAATAGTAATTTTTACAATTACAACACTTGGGTTTATAGCCGCTAAAATTGCAAGTAGTAGAATATCTAAAGAATTTGTAGAGAAGTAA
- the lepA gene encoding translation elongation factor 4 → MKNIRNFCIIAHIDHGKSTLADRLLDYTGSVTEREKQNQLLDNMDLERERGITIKSHAIQMDYVHNGEPFILNLIDTPGHVDFSYEVSRSIAACEGALLIVDAAQSIQAQTISNLYLALENDLEIIPVLNKVDLPSANPEEVTDDIVDLLGCDPEEVIHASGKTGFGVDNILAAIIDRIPAPKGDPDAPLQALIFDSVYNSYRGIETYFRVINGEIKKGQEIKFMATGKNYFADEVGTLKLEQVVKKSVKTGDVGYLITGIKTAKEVKVGDTITDAHKPTTEIIDGFEDVKPMVFAGIYPVDTEDYEELRYSMEKLQLNDASLVFQPESSAALGFGFRCGFLGMLHMEIIQERLEREFNMTVITTVPNVSYHAYTKKEPDELIMLNNPTDLPDPSRLDRVEEPFIKASIITKSDFVGQVMSLCIEKRGQIVNQTYLTTQRVELIFEMPLAEIVFDFYDRLKTVSKGYASFDYHPIGMKESKLVRVDILLNAQPVDALSALLHADNAYSIGKKIVEKLKTLIPRQQFDIPIQAAIGAKIIARETTKALRKDVTAKCYGGDISRKRKLLEKQKKGKKRMRQVGNVEIPQEAFMAVLKLND, encoded by the coding sequence ATGAAGAACATTAGAAACTTTTGCATAATCGCACATATAGATCATGGTAAAAGTACATTAGCAGATAGATTGTTAGATTATACTGGCTCTGTAACAGAACGTGAAAAACAGAATCAGTTATTAGATAATATGGACTTAGAGCGAGAACGTGGAATTACCATAAAATCGCACGCCATTCAAATGGATTATGTTCATAATGGAGAGCCATTTATTTTAAATTTAATTGATACTCCAGGTCACGTAGATTTTTCTTACGAAGTTTCTAGATCTATTGCAGCCTGTGAAGGTGCTTTGTTAATTGTAGATGCTGCACAAAGTATACAAGCACAAACAATTTCTAACTTATACTTAGCTTTAGAGAACGATTTAGAGATAATTCCGGTTTTAAATAAAGTAGATTTACCTTCTGCAAATCCAGAAGAAGTAACAGACGATATTGTAGATTTATTAGGTTGCGATCCAGAAGAAGTAATCCATGCAAGTGGTAAAACAGGTTTTGGAGTTGATAATATTTTAGCTGCAATTATAGATAGAATTCCTGCTCCAAAAGGAGATCCAGATGCACCATTACAAGCCTTAATTTTCGATTCGGTTTACAATTCTTATAGAGGAATTGAGACTTATTTTAGAGTGATAAATGGAGAAATCAAAAAAGGCCAAGAAATAAAATTCATGGCTACAGGTAAAAATTATTTTGCAGATGAAGTTGGTACTTTAAAACTAGAACAAGTTGTAAAAAAATCTGTAAAAACTGGTGATGTTGGGTATTTAATTACAGGTATTAAAACTGCAAAAGAAGTAAAAGTTGGAGATACAATTACAGACGCTCACAAACCAACAACAGAAATTATTGATGGTTTTGAAGACGTAAAACCAATGGTTTTTGCAGGTATTTATCCTGTAGATACAGAAGATTATGAAGAGTTGCGTTATTCTATGGAAAAACTGCAATTAAATGATGCTTCTTTGGTATTTCAACCAGAAAGTTCTGCAGCTTTAGGTTTTGGATTTCGTTGTGGATTCTTAGGAATGTTACATATGGAAATTATTCAAGAACGTTTAGAGCGTGAGTTTAATATGACAGTGATTACAACTGTACCTAACGTTTCTTATCACGCTTACACAAAAAAGGAACCAGATGAGTTAATTATGTTGAATAACCCAACAGATTTACCAGATCCTTCTAGATTAGATAGAGTAGAGGAGCCTTTTATTAAAGCTTCTATTATTACAAAATCAGATTTTGTTGGTCAAGTAATGAGTTTGTGTATCGAAAAACGTGGACAAATTGTAAACCAAACCTATTTAACAACACAAAGAGTTGAGTTAATTTTCGAAATGCCTTTGGCAGAAATTGTTTTCGATTTTTACGATCGTTTAAAAACCGTTTCTAAAGGTTATGCATCTTTCGATTATCATCCAATTGGTATGAAAGAATCGAAATTAGTAAGAGTAGATATTTTATTAAATGCACAGCCAGTTGATGCACTTTCTGCATTATTACACGCAGATAATGCATATTCTATTGGTAAAAAAATTGTCGAAAAATTAAAAACTTTAATTCCTCGTCAACAATTTGATATTCCTATACAGGCAGCAATTGGAGCAAAAATTATAGCGCGTGAAACTACCAAAGCGTTGCGTAAAGATGTTACTGCAAAGTGTTATGGTGGAGATATTTCTAGAAAACGTAAGTTATTAGAAAAGCAGAAAAAAGGAAAGAAAAGAATGCGTCAGGTTGGTAATGTAGAAATTCCACAAGAAGCATTTATGGCTGTTTTAAAGTTAAATGATTAA
- a CDS encoding sensor histidine kinase — translation MNTKLNKSDWVILALIYGVTILLGCIDYYKEGNKLIEYLIDFPSTAFLSTVLILVFIQKIVPTFLVHKKAYLQFFIISLILLTVVGTLENLIGRLTSGGSLSTISNYFTYLQNGLYNATDMVGFPLGVLLMKKFYEGQQDLLEVQKQQKENELKLLRSQIDPHFLFNNLNTLDSLIDTNPIKAKEYINRLSLIYRYLIKTKDAEVMELANEIEFAKNYIFLIQTRFADDYEFKIEENISLVDKFIPTGSLLTLLENVVKHNKSDGTSAIKTTITINKGWLIITNSKSKIKSTNESFGTGLDNLKARYKLLSDEKIQIHNMDAKFEVFIPIITLSE, via the coding sequence ATGAATACGAAATTAAATAAATCTGATTGGGTAATTCTTGCCTTAATTTACGGAGTTACTATTCTCTTAGGCTGTATAGATTATTATAAAGAAGGGAATAAGTTAATTGAATATTTAATAGATTTTCCATCAACAGCCTTTTTATCAACGGTATTAATATTGGTATTTATTCAAAAAATTGTACCTACATTTTTAGTTCATAAAAAAGCTTATTTACAATTTTTTATCATTAGTTTAATATTGTTAACTGTTGTTGGTACTTTAGAAAATTTGATTGGTAGATTAACTTCAGGAGGATCTTTGAGCACCATTTCTAATTATTTTACTTATTTGCAAAATGGTTTGTACAATGCTACTGATATGGTTGGTTTTCCTTTAGGTGTTTTACTGATGAAAAAATTTTATGAAGGTCAACAAGATTTATTAGAAGTTCAAAAACAACAAAAAGAAAATGAATTAAAATTATTGCGCTCTCAAATAGATCCTCATTTTTTATTCAATAATTTAAATACGTTAGACTCTTTAATTGATACAAATCCTATTAAAGCTAAAGAATATATTAATCGCTTGTCTTTAATTTACAGATATTTAATTAAAACTAAAGATGCAGAAGTTATGGAACTTGCAAATGAAATTGAATTTGCAAAAAATTATATCTTTTTAATACAAACAAGATTTGCTGATGATTATGAGTTTAAAATTGAAGAAAATATTTCTTTAGTTGATAAATTTATACCTACAGGTTCTTTATTAACATTATTAGAAAATGTAGTTAAACACAATAAATCTGATGGAACAAGTGCTATTAAAACCACAATAACAATCAATAAAGGTTGGCTGATTATTACCAACTCTAAATCGAAAATAAAATCAACTAATGAATCTTTTGGGACAGGTTTAGACAATTTAAAAGCACGATATAAATTACTTTCGGATGAAAAAATTCAAATTCATAATATGGATGCTAAGTTCGAAGTTTTTATTCCGATAATAACTTTAAGTGAATAA